One segment of Arvicanthis niloticus isolate mArvNil1 chromosome 5, mArvNil1.pat.X, whole genome shotgun sequence DNA contains the following:
- the Hpdl gene encoding 4-hydroxyphenylpyruvate dioxygenase-like protein codes for MAAPARRLCHIAFHVPAGQPLARDLHRLFGFQPLAVREAGGWRQLALRSGDAVFLVNEGTGPGEPLYSLDPHHSVPSATNLCFDVEDVDCAARALAARGCNMPVPPTRVSDAQGTATYTVVSSPAGNLSLTLLQCAGYRGSFLPGFKPLPCTPGPGWVSHVDHLTLACTSGSSPTLMRWFHDCLGFHHLPLSPGEDPELGLKVAAGSGRGGLRLTALQTPPNSTVSTLVLAESVPGLTSKQDQVEQFLTRHGGPGLQHVGLYTPNIIDASEGIVKAGGRLLTPPEAYYQQPGKEEQILASGHKPSLLERQGILLDGDKDKFLLQVFTKSLFAEDTFFLELIQRQGATGFGQNNIRALWQSVQEEAARAQGA; via the coding sequence ATGGCTGCACCCGCCCGCCGTCTGTGTCACATCGCTTTCCATGTGCCAGCTGGGCAGCCCCTAGCGAGGGACCTACACCGCCTCTTCGGCTTCCAACCCCTGGCTGTGCGGGAAGCAGGCGGCTGGAGACAGCTGGCCCTGCGCAGCGGGGACGCCGTCTTCCTAGTGAATGAGGGTACCGGACCCGGGGAGCCACTGTACAGCCTGGACCCACATCATTCCGTGCCCAGCGCTACGAACCTGTGCTTCGACGTAGAGGATGTGGATTGCGCCGCCCGCGCGTTGGCTGCTCGCGGCTGCAACATGCCGGTACCACCCACTAGGGTGAGCGATGCACAGGGCACAGCCACCTACACAGTGGTCAGCTCTCCGGCCGGTAATCTAAGCCTTACGTTGCTGCAGTGTGCTGGCTATCGCGGATCCTTCCTGCCCGGGTTCAAACCTCTGCCTTGCACACCTGGCCCAGGCTGGGTCAGCCACGTAGATCACTTGACCTTGGCCTGCACCTCCGGCAGCTCCCCTACACTTATGCGCTGGTTCCATGACTGCCTAGGGTTTCATCACTTGCCGCTGAGCCCAGGTGAGGATCCGGAGCTGGGTCTCAAGGTGGCTGCAGGGTCTGGGCGAGGGGGACTACGGCTTACTGCCCTGCAGACTCCGCCGAATAGTACTGTTTCCACCCTCGTGCTGGCAGAGTCCGTGCCGGGACTCACCAGCAAACAGGACCAGGTAGAGCAATTTCTAACCCGGCACGGGGGGCCAGGCCTACAGCACGTAGGACTGTACACTCCTAACATCATAGATGCTTCCGAAGGTATAGTGAAGGCGGGAGGCCGGCTCTTGACTCCTCCTGAAGCTTATTACCAGCAGCCTGGCAAAGAGGAACAAATTTTAGCCTCAGGGCACAAACCTAGCCTTCTAGAACGGCAGGGAATCTTGCTTGATGGTGATAAAGACAAATTTTTGCTTCAAGTCTTCACCAAGTCCCTCTTTGCTGAGGACACTTTCTTCTTGGAGCTGATTCAGAGACAGGGGGCCACAGGCTTTGGCCAGAACAACATCCGTGCACTATGGCAGTCGGTCCAAGAGGAAGCTGCCAGGGCCCAGGGAGCCTAA